The genomic stretch AGTCCGGCCAGATCTGGCTGATCACCGGCCCCAACATGGCCGGTAAATCGACCTTCCTGCGCCAGAACGCGCTGATCGCGCTGATGGCGCAGATTGGAAGCTACGTGCCGGCGTCGCGGGCGCGGATCGGCATCGTCGACCGGCTGTTCTCGCGCGTCGGCGCGGCCGACGATCTGGCGCGCGGCCGTTCCACCTTCATGGTGGAAATGGTCGAGACCGCCGTGATCCTCAATCAGGCCAGCGAACGCTCGCTGGTCATCCTCGACGAAATCGGCCGCGGCACCGCGACCTTCGACGGCCTCTCGATCGCCTGGGCCGCGATCGAGCATCTGCATGAGAGCAACCGCTGCCGCGCCTTGTTCGCGACGCATTACCACGAACTGACCGCGCTCTCGGCAAAACTGCCGCGGATGTTCAACGCCACCGTGCGCGTCAAGGAATGGCAGGGCGACGTCGTGTTCCTGCACGAAGTGCTGCCGGGTTCGGCCGACCGATCCTACGGCATCCAGGTCGCGAAACTCGCAGGATTGCCGCCGGCCGTGATCGCGCGCGCCAAATCGGTGCTGGCAAAACTGGAAGCGCAGGACCGCGGCCAGAGCGCGCGTGCGCTCGCCGACGATTTGCCGCTGTTCGCCGTCCCCTCCCGCGCCGCCGCCGAACCGGCGCCGCCGACCGAGGCGGAAATGCTGGTCGAGGCGTTAAAGACGCTGCACCCCGACGAGATGTCGCCGCGCGAGGCGCTGGAGGCGTTGTATGCGCTGAAGGCGAAATTGCCGAAGCCCTAGCCGTCATTCCGGGGCGATGCGGAGCATCGAACCCGGAATCTCGAGATTCCGGGTCTGGTCCTTCGGACCATCCCGGAATGACAACCTAACGGTTACCGCGCCACCTTCCTTCGCCCATACCACCACAGCACGAGATTCCAGCTCACGCAGACCGCCAGCGCCGCGCTGAGGGCGATCGCCGAGCCGAACTGCAGTGCGGCGACATGCAGCACGGCAATGGCGACGCCGAGCCCCATCAATCCCCAGGCGCTGTTGGCGAGCACCGCCGCGGTCGGCGGGCCGCCGATGCGCGGATGCAGGATCAGCATTATTGAAGTGAACACGGCCGGGAACAGCGCGATGATGCCGCTGATTTTGGGACCGACCCAGCCGGACAGCGTGACCACGGTTGCCACCAAGGTCGCGACCAGGCAGGCGCGCAGCGGAATGTCGTACCAGCGGCGTGCAACGATCGGCATCTTGACGTGACGGTAGCGCTGCAACAGCGGCACGCAGATCGCAAACGCAATCGCATTGGCGATCAATCCGCCGGCCAGCGTCCATTGCACCGAGCGGATCACGGACGCGAGCGCGATCCAGACTGCGACCGCGGCGCCGGCGCTGACCAGCACGCTGCGGCGCTGCGCCAGGATGACATAGCTGAGCCCCAGCAGGATCGTCGCGGCATTGATCGGCAGGCTCGCCAGCGCGCCCTCGGCGATGAACGCGGCGTCATGATCGAGCGCGAGGAAGACATAGGACGGCCCCGCCGAAATCGGCAGCGTCGCGACCAGCGCACCGATCACGGGGCCCGACCGCTCGGTGATGACGGAGGCCGTCACCACGAACGCCGCCGTGATCGCCATACGAAGGACGAGCGTCAGGATGAAGATGAGTTCGGGGGACATTTTTGTCGTCCCGGCGAAGGCCGGGATCCATAACCGCAGCTGTTCGTGTGGCGCGAAAGCCGTTGAGCGGCGGATCTAGAAACGAGGGGACACGGCGTATGGGTTCCGGCTTTCGCCGGGACGACGCAAGATCAAATCCGCTTCATCGAAACCGAAACCTTCGGGCCGTTCTTGATGGTCTGGTAGACCACGCAATAGCGCTCCGTCAGTTTCAACAGCAGGTCGAGCTTGTCCTGGGGCGCGTCGGTTGCGACGTCGAAGCGCAGGCGGATTTCGGCAAAGCCGACCGGGGCTTCCTTGTCGACGCCGAGCGTGCCGCGGAAATCGAGATCGCCTTCGGCGATGACGTTGCCGGCTTTCAGGGGCACGTCGACCGCGGTCGCGACCGATTTCAGCGTGACCCCGGCGCAGGCCACTAGTGCCTCCAGCAGCATGTCGCCCGAGCACAATTCAAGTCCGGAGCCGCCGGTGGCGGGATGCAGACCTGCCACCGCGAGCGCGCGGCCGGTCTCGACCTTGCAGGTGAGGCCGTCATTGTCGATCGAGCCCTTGGCCTTGAGCGTGATGACCGCGGCGGAGGGATCGGACTTGTAACGTTCCTTGATCGGGGCCTGCATAATGCGCAGTTCGGCAGCGTCCATTTTTTTCTCCC from Bradyrhizobium sp. Ash2021 encodes the following:
- a CDS encoding OsmC family protein, whose product is MDAAELRIMQAPIKERYKSDPSAAVITLKAKGSIDNDGLTCKVETGRALAVAGLHPATGGSGLELCSGDMLLEALVACAGVTLKSVATAVDVPLKAGNVIAEGDLDFRGTLGVDKEAPVGFAEIRLRFDVATDAPQDKLDLLLKLTERYCVVYQTIKNGPKVSVSMKRI